A portion of the Homalodisca vitripennis isolate AUS2020 chromosome 2, UT_GWSS_2.1, whole genome shotgun sequence genome contains these proteins:
- the LOC124354859 gene encoding uncharacterized protein LOC124354859, whose protein sequence is MLVSFRTIFKMRKYHQLLLFIITVVSLSTLLMYRREYLKLRYVLEVLNYFGSPQGGGEDCLVLNDTYMEKERNKHLFSQPQSSWIRVSQHFVFSAFWETEGDRLHVRALAVGPPSAFTNYECHIWYDEGDYLSSVMGKFGYSLRNIPKFYNETKERQTINIYELFCEPVETQSKGAPYGLVLIHKTDTTRIKTFIAIFKAEISAQNRQGKVAVCVRADVSGASKSSIVEFISYHQAVGVTDFIVYENGLQYRILSVLESLTGLKGFSESIETLHWNFPYSDLDAETTVLEMDCIARTSGRVETVAVLEWDEYLVPKLHHSITEMLQEASPSKRIPVQFELESFICCTDLKDDKRAEKSWPVAMRKTQLMSIKVKRQLIIEYPVVGIEPSKLKLPSTTGAILIYRPCSGIKTVTKYDPIMARYLGSMITSKLFKLWKSGSLLTENHDKHLNIN, encoded by the coding sequence ATGTTAGTGTCTTTCAGGACTATTTTCAAAATGAGGAAGTATCATCAGttacttttgtttataataaccGTAGTGAGTTTGTCAACACTGCTAATGTATCGTCGAGAATATTTGAAACTAAGATACGTTTTAGAAGTTTTGAACTATTTTGGAAGCCCTCAAGGGGGTGGAGAAGATTGTCTAGTTTTGAACGACACATATATGGAAAAAGagagaaataaacatttattttcacaaCCTCAGTCCTCTTGGATTAGAGTATCACAACATTTTGTATTCTCAGCTTTTTGGGAAACAGAAGGAGATAGGTTACATGTCAGAGCTCTTGCTGTGGGGCCACCTTCCGCGTTTACAAATTATGAATGCCACATATGGTATGATGAAGGTGATTACCTAAGTTCTGTGATGGGTAAATTTGGTTACTCTTTGAGAAATATTCCCAAATTTTACAATGAAACCAAGGAACGACAAACCATCAATATTTATGAGCTATTTTGTGAACCAGTTGAAACACAGTCTAAGGGTGCTCCATATGGATTGGTTTTGATTCACAAGACAGATACCACTCGTATAAAAACATTCATAGCAATATTCAAAGCTGAAATTAGTGCACAAAATAGGCAGGGAAAAGTTGCTGTTTGTGTTCGAGCGGATGTGTCTGGTGCTTCAAAATCTAGTATAGTAGAATTTATAAGTTATCACCAGGCTGTAGGTGTAACTGATTTTATAGTGTATGAAAATGGGTTACAGTATAGAATATTGTCGGTGTTGGAATCTTTAACAGGACTAAAAGGGTTTAGTGAATCAATTGAAACTCTCCATTGGAACTTTCCCTACAGTGATCTTGATGCAGAAACAACTGTACTTGAAATGGATTGTATTGCAAGGACTTCAGGGCGGGTTGAAACTGTTGCAGTTTTAGAGTGGGATGAATACTTGGTTCCAAAATTGCACCATTCAATTACGGAAATGCTTCAAGAAGCTTCACCTAGCAAGAGAATCCCTGTACAATTTGAATTAGAATCATTTATTTGCTGTACAGATCTTAAGGATGATAAAAGAGCAGAAAAATCATGGCCTGTTGCTATGAGAAAGACTCAACTGATGAGTATTAAAGTTAAGAGACAATTAATAATAGAGTATCCTGTGGTTGGAATTGAACCCAGTAAACTTAAACTTCCATCAACCACAGGTGCAATTCTTATATATAGACCGTGCAGtggtataaaaactgtaactaaataTGATCCAATAATGGCTAGGTATTTAGGAAGCATGATTACCAGCAAGCTGTTCAAATTGTGGAAATCAGGTTCTCTCTTAACGGAGAATCATGACaaacatttgaatataaattaa